TCTCAAGCATGGAACATTAGATGATGAGTGCCAAGTGTTTGAGGAAAACGTTGCATAAAAATAGGTGTTGAAAGGGATCTGCCCCCACTCAGCTCCTTTTAAGAACTGACAAAAACAGATGTTATAGGGGAACTCTTACTTGCTCTGTAATACTGTAGGAATCTCAGGGCGGGGTGGGGAAATGTGTGACATAAAGCAATGCAAAGGAATGTGATTTTATTCCACTAATAAAACACAGAGATGTATATCCCAGAACTCTGGAGGCTTCTGAAGAAGTACTGCAATTTATTTGTCTTGCAAACTGAAGAGCTATAGAAAAAAGCAGTATTGTCAGCTGGAAGAAAGAGACCAACTGCAGAAGTAATTACACACTAAGAAAAACCTTGCTGGGTATTAAAATCAAGTGAGACTCTTCAAGGATAAGCAAAACTTACTTGGGCAGTTCCTCTGCTATCTTCAATAACATATGATTTGGTAACACGTATCTACAACACAAAGAGGCAGTGTGAATGTAAGTGAAGAATTACCTTCAAAATACACAAGCCTACCTCATTTCACAACATCTGAAGAGATGAAATCATTTAAGAAGATATTAAGCAGGGCTGATCTAGATACCCAGAAGAATTTAGTGCTATCATAACAGGACTTGTAAAAAGTTGTCTGATTCAGTACACTAATTTCCATTACATAAGAGAATTGTCCCCTCTTGGGGGCTGTTGCACAACTCGATAGACTCATTCAAGCCAGTATTTGTAATAAATAACTTCCTACCCTGTACTCTCATCCTCCTGACGTGCCGTCTTGTCTCTCCATGCAAACAGCAACCTAAATGCTGCTAGCTGCTGTGTGTTGAGATGCTTTTTCTGCCTCCTGTAGAGTTCAAGATAGGATTCATCTGAAAAGAGGGGCTTGATGTATTtctggatgggaaaaaaaagaaacgctCAgatatggggtggggggaggccAGGCACACGACACAACTGAAAATGAGTCTATGCAACAGATGCAGAAACAGGCAAAGGACTTGATGCCCTAGTAAGCCCGTATTCTGATCCAGGTAATCCAACAAGCTGAAGCTTTACCTTCAGGCAGATGTCTCTGCTGCGTTGCCACACAATCTGGAGCTGAGTGGGCTGCTCGTTCCCTCTCTCCCACAGTGCCTCCCTCACTTTATCGTAAATGTAGAGTAAGTAGTGAGTGTCATCACGGGCATACTGAATCATTTCTTCTGGCAAAGGGCTAGAAAAAGAGCCAAAATTACACCAATGTATTTCAGTTGCCCCAAACaatcatcttcttccctttgcAGAGCCCATTAGGGCAAACTGCATCTGAAGCATGCTAAGAACTAATATGGAAATTCTTGTTTCCTTCCTGAAGGATTTGTtgggcaacagcagcaacatgcTATGCACTCTCCTATTCAGATGACATCTTGTTCAGATGCTGGATACTGTGTAGCTAAGTCAGAGGTCAGAACTACCTGCTGCAGTATTTGTCACAACTTCTTCTCTCTGCAGAGCCTAAATAAACTAAATCTGGGACCTGTGTCCCACAGCCAGGCTCACTGCTCTAACTGAATGCTGCACCATCTACTATGGGTGACTGATCATTTTTGGGGGAACTCTTGAGAAGCCAAATACTTCTCCATAACACTGCAGCGATTCAGTGCTGTTCCTAAGAAGCTTGCTTCCAGAAGCTTTTTATTAACCAATACTCCCTCACCTACCCCaaataattaaatttctaaAGAAACATAGGAAAATGTAATGCTCAAAAGAACTTCAAGCACTGCCAGGTATATGCTGTGCTTGTTGACTTTGAGATTAACCTCGAGCTGTGGGCTTGCAACTAGAAATATACTTCTGCCCCAAAATACAGACAAGGATAAGTAGCTCCAGCACATCTAAGGGCTCAGTTCTTACCGTATCCTCCAGTCAGCCAACTGGTACTGCTTGTCAGCATCCACATTGCAATACAGCTTCAGCAAGTGGTCCAAGGAGTGCTTGCCAAGATTGAGAAGACGAGCAGCTTGGTGAGTATCAAACATGTTCACCAAGTACAGGCCAAAGTCTTTTTGCAGCCATTCCACATCTGAATCAGCACCATGAAGGACCTTGAAAACCAACAGAAATTGGGAATGATATGAAGAACATTTCTTCTCTATGCTGTCAGTGCTGTGGTTTCATATTCATGTGTCTTGGaccagatttcttttttctctgacCTTCAGCATTAAGTGCAGGACAGCTAAATGAGTGCACTCAGTAAGTAATTTCCCTCTTGCATCAAGGAAACAGGCACATGAACAAATTATAATGAAAGCCAAGAGACCAAGACAGAGCATAAAGTGTGCTTTCAATGATAATAAagttcaaacaaaaaaaccccacgaGGAATTCTGGTGAATTTGGCAGCTGACCTTCACAATTGCAGGGTCTGTGAAAGTCTCATTGAGAATGTTCATGTCACTGCGCAACTCCAGTGTGTCAATAATGAAGTCTTCTGTTCGGGTGGAAATCTGCATCAGGCATGTCAAGCCCAGGAAGCTCCTGTAGGAATGATGctgaaaaatacaaagagaGCTATTACTTCCACCACAGAAGTaatactacaaaaaaaatacagcaccCCAAATGAAGGAAGAAACATTAACAGAGGAATTCTCAAAGCAAAAGACAATCAGATGAACAAGTTTTCTCTTTGCAGGCTCTAGCATGACAAAAAGCAGCATGGGCAAAATTTAAAAAGGATTAAATCCAGTATGAAATGTGCAACCATTACTGCCATTAAAATATTGCCACTGTTTGATTCAGCCTCCTAGACAATATCTGATAGATTAGGGCCATGAAGCAAATACATGTAAAAGTACGCTAACAGCAGGATAGAGAGAAGACTACAAACCAGTAAGAATGTAATCGTCTCTTAGGCTCTAACATCATGCATGTaacttttaaacaaacaaaaaaagcaagtttctTACCTCTAAGTCCAGGGCAAATTCTTTACAGTTCATAAGCTTTTCATTTAGTTCTACCAGCTCATCCAGTGTGGTGATAAAATGACAGGGTGTTTCCTTGATGGGCCTGTACATCTGGCAGAGCAAATTATTAGGAACGCTATGTTCTCTGTCAATTCCCACCCCTGACCTCCACCATCAATTCTGAAATTTGTCAAGCACGGCCAACTGCAAACTTACTGCATCTGCTAGTAAATTAATGTGGGCACCAACCTGGGGCTCTGGTTTTTTGAGGACTCCATCTGGTGGAGAAAAATGCTCCAGTTCATACTGGTAAGGGTGAGCAAACCTGTGGAAATTAGGAAAACAGGCATGGACTAAACTTCAGTCATCTTTCTGAAGCCAGTGCACAGAGACTTTGAGAGCTCTGGTAGTTTCCACATTGAGTAGAAATTTTGTCCCTTGTTAAGGACAGGTTTAAAATAACTGCAGTTGACTAAAGCAAATCACACGCAATCCAGCATACAGACACAGACACATGCAGAACTGTCACACATAAATGCCATCAGCACAAGGGGACCACAGAAGTGCATGTTCATCAATGCACTCCAAGCACCTTGCTGTCAGTTTAATTTCTTACATGTCTTGCTCAGTTTGCTGTGTCCTCTGCTGGTGTATGAAGTCTGCCAAAGCAGCTGGTACATCCAAGTCTTCAGGGCGCTCCTTTCGTTCCCGTCCACTTTTTGTGAGGGCTGAACAACCGATATGGAACAACTGGACCGGGTCCTACACACAACATTCTCTGCCTACTACTACTCTCTTCCCTCCACCCATCATAGGATCCCATTAAAATCACAAGCTATCAAAAACTTCGTAATTTAGACCTGCAGCTTTTGCTGCCAACAGGAATTCTGTCTGCACCTGCAATGATAATTCAGTTACTAGGTTTTATCAGGCTGTCATTAAGTGAGATGCAAGGTGGTTCTGCTGAGAGCTTGGAACGAGATtgaaaaatcttcagaaaaatcTTTCAATCGCTCCCATGTACTAGCACAACCCACATCAGTGCAGACCACGGATGAGTCACTGTCAGCAGAGTGACAAGTTGTCGAGACAGGATATTTCACAGGCAGCTTTGATAAAGCAGCCAAACCAAATCTAGGTCTAACCCTACACCTGCTGCTCTTAAGTAATTAGATGGAGTTATCTGTAAAGCCAGCCAGACATAATAGACCAGTCAACACAACTCCTGGTGCCAGAGGAACTCTCACCATGGACATTCAATGgtggcaaaaagaaacagcagaataCCTGTTTAGAACAGGTTAAATACAACAAAAATGCGTTATATGTTGACCGACCCTTACACTGCACATATGTAAACAACAGAGCCACGAACCTTACTTCATCTAAATGGTCAAAATCTGCTGTTACTCGTTTTTACAGTCAACAATTCCTCTCCTGTATTATGAAGACAGATTTGTGTCAAATGTTCCCAACAGATTACCAAACAAAAGGGAAACATCTTACCTTCAGGCAAAGGTTTTAAAGCATTTGGCTTGATAAAAAGTTTAGGTACAAAGGGAGTGTTGGAATTGTCAATCTTTTCCCGAAACTTAAGCTGTGGTCGAGAGATGTTCTTGGCATGAAGCAATCGGAAGGTTTCGGACTTGGTTCTTTTGTGGGATTCTCCTGcctattaaaaagaaagcaaaccacAAGTAAAATTAACACAACTTAATAAACATCTAGAATCAATTTTACTCAGGCTGACCCAATTTTCAGAGGAATAAAATTACACGCCAAACTCAAAAGTGTGCCACTCTTTTGCAGTAAGAGTTCTGAAGAGAATGACAGTTCTCTGAATCAGGACTCTAAATTCCTACGAACGagtaaaagaaaagctgttgtgTGCATTAAACTAAACTGGCAACTAAAATCACAGAGATTCCACAATCAAGTTTTTATACAAAGGAAGGGAGTAAgaatgcatgaaaaaaaaatctgaggaaaCATTTAACTCCTAAACTCCACCAGAAAATCTGTAGCACCAATGCTAGGGCAAAAAGCTACGACAGCACAGCAAACTGACTGCGGAGGCCTCACCTTGCGGTTCCAGCTGGAAACAATAGTCTGTGGAAGCTGCAACCCAGCAGGGAGGACTGGCTGCTGGTTTTTGTTCACTCCTGCTGCTTCATCCAGTAAAATACCCTAaattccagaaaaagaaaatttacagACCCATTCTCAGCTTATGAGGTTATTATGCCAGGCTCTATTTAGTCTCCTCACAGTTCACAGATTATCTTCACTACCTCTGGACCATGACTTGTCTGCTTTAGCTGCTGTGAACACTGGTCTAGTacacagaaaagctttttaaataaaatgaaaagtcaTCAGATTACAGAAACACTAAACCTAATTTAGAGGTAGAAGTGCTACCTCTGAAATTTATGTAACGAGAAAACCTGTGACAGCTGAATAGCTTACACAAACAGTATACAGGAATAATTTGCTCACCACTCTTTCAAGAATGACGTCATTGGAGTCAACCAGCATATCAAATTTATCTTCCAGCTCTGTTACTTTGCTGTGATCTTTCATGTGGCTGCGGCAGCCATGGTATTGCATCACCCTGCTCATACTTGCAAGAGAACAGCACAGGTATTAGCAATTTAAATGAACACTAAACCATCCAATTCGTTTCAACTTTCTACATCTTAGAAGTTGGAAAACTGAACAAATGCAGTACCTGTATATGATGTTGAGTGAGCAGTGGATACAAAAAACACCCATACAATACTGttataataaatttatttggaATCGTATGACTTTTTGAACAGATAGCCTCGTACGTTTTATCAGCCTCTGCTCACTCCATAGTTCTTTACCTAAGCTATTATGAAAAGTGTTCTGTAAACTTGTTATCTGAACTGTGAACTGCTAGAAGAGTAGCTAAAATTTTGTAAGTGACTTAAAAGGAGAAcagttggactaggtgatcttgtaggtcctttccaaccttgtgtttctatgattctatgaaaacatcCCTTTATCTCCAACTGGCTTGGAGTTTCCGAAGGGGATTGCTACGCTCTGTTTTGGATCGGAGGCTACTGTCAGCGGCACAGAGACTCAAACACAGCCTTACCAGTGGAGGAGGCGATGGCCCTGTGTTTCGCAGTAGGCGCGGAAGCCAGGGAAGCTTCGGTAGAAGTCATATTCGTCACCAGGCCGGGGGAGCCCATTGGAGGCCTTTGTTGCTGCCACCACCGTGCCCAGAGCATACTGCGCAGGAACACCGTTACCAGAGAACACCGTTATCAGCACCTCCCCAGGTTATTCCCTTTACTGGGGGCTACCTGACCGAAACTCACCGCACCGAGCCTGCCCGAGGCACAGCTGCCCCTCAGACCTGTTACCCTCGGGGTTTTTCACGCCTCTTAAGTTCACGGCATCTTGCTAGAATTCCTTTAAAGTGACAAAGTATAGCGACAACGGGCTCCCAAGGCTCATTTTGGTACTTAAGGCCGGTCATAACGCTCGTTGGAGCCGCCGGCAGGCAGACGGCTGCTGAGGTACGTTAACGGCACCGACCgcgggcagccccgcagcccctgaGGGGGGAACTACAGCCCCCAGCATGCCCCGCGGCCCCCTCACGCGCAAACCGCCCGGCAGCCACGGCCCGCGCCGCGCAAGGCACGCCGGGACTTGTAGTCCACCGCacccgccccgctccccccccgccccacacCTTAACGAA
The DNA window shown above is from Anas platyrhynchos isolate ZD024472 breed Pekin duck chromosome 22, IASCAAS_PekinDuck_T2T, whole genome shotgun sequence and carries:
- the EXOSC10 gene encoding exosome complex component 10, whose protein sequence is MAAAVSGGSGGAAAGSAAAQEGSGGPAERSGEPEPEAKRGEAVLPGFDDADAFVKYALGTVVAATKASNGLPRPGDEYDFYRSFPGFRAYCETQGHRLLHCMSRVMQYHGCRSHMKDHSKVTELEDKFDMLVDSNDVILERVGILLDEAAGVNKNQQPVLPAGLQLPQTIVSSWNRKAGESHKRTKSETFRLLHAKNISRPQLKFREKIDNSNTPFVPKLFIKPNALKPLPEALTKSGRERKERPEDLDVPAALADFIHQQRTQQTEQDMFAHPYQYELEHFSPPDGVLKKPEPQMYRPIKETPCHFITTLDELVELNEKLMNCKEFALDLEHHSYRSFLGLTCLMQISTRTEDFIIDTLELRSDMNILNETFTDPAIVKVLHGADSDVEWLQKDFGLYLVNMFDTHQAARLLNLGKHSLDHLLKLYCNVDADKQYQLADWRIRPLPEEMIQYARDDTHYLLYIYDKVREALWERGNEQPTQLQIVWQRSRDICLKKYIKPLFSDESYLELYRRQKKHLNTQQLAAFRLLFAWRDKTARQEDESTGYVLPNHMLLKIAEELPKEPQGIIACCNPVPPLVRQQINELHLLIQQAREMPLLKSEIALTVKKRAPLSNPEKLENTLFGPHDSSRIPMDDFQSNSALEAAPVLEHDSLFSDSERTMNIQGGQPESTCLVATATVSIFSECDEDDGNEKVLTTAQKKAQRIMESFENPFRMYLPSEQNPAYVSQSAKFDPSSKIYEISNRWKLMSQTQVQKEPKEEIKKKAAQQSADRDQAQKAYKEATENIVSVRQQAMQEQANKKRERVISETGTELPKQEKKRPKASQQPEELEAPKQFTPFDYSKSNFKVFAGSSKSKQSAQFDPAKQAYTGKKFAGANKLQQSAGNRSMSYLAGKADRGSRHHWPKR